In Erigeron canadensis isolate Cc75 chromosome 1, C_canadensis_v1, whole genome shotgun sequence, a single window of DNA contains:
- the LOC122584773 gene encoding uncharacterized protein LOC122584773: MIFEFLDENELSSGSSYNSGDDYMSIDLEEDEDSCDPGENKLFWETREKLLTDNLFRTSSMELKIRLATKEIVKEIKSAKVGVCNCGKTEINGCWLCFQREVSDRLRKAGYNSGICKAKWTNIKEVSAGEHTYIEVLDTLSSKKRDIRVIIELNFRSEFEIVKASQEYNHLISWLPEIYVGKTERLESLIKILCLASKKCMEDCKMHIAPWRKLKYMQAKWNGIRESKVVLLQDIFPGVLKRSNRLSRTTMVSLLTFDLVESLNSSSCLNSMAIEVL; encoded by the exons ATGATATTCGAATTCCTAGATGAGAATGAACTTTCCTCAGGAAGCTCATACAATTCAGGCGACGATTATATGAGTATCGAtttagaagaagatgaagattcgTGTGATCCGGGGGAGAATAAATTGTTTTGGGAAACTCGGGAAAAACTACTCACT GATAATCTGTTTAGAACTAGTTCCATGGAGTTGAAAATTAGACTAGCAACGAAAGAGATTGTGAAGGAGATTAAATCAGCAAAAGTTGGTGTTTGTAACTGTGGCAAGACCGAGATTAATGGTTGTTGGCTGTGTTTTCAGAGGGAAGTATCTGACCGACTACGAAAGGCCGGATATAATTCAGGCATTTGCAAGGCCAAGTGGACTAATATTAAAGAAGTTTCAGCAG GAGAACACACATACATAGAAGTATTGGACACTTTAAGTTCTAAAAAACGGGATATAAGAGTTATTATTGAGTTGAATTTCCGGTCTGAATTTGAAATTGTCAAGGCTAGCCAAGAATACAACCATCTCATAAGCTGGCTACCCGAAATTTATGTTGGAAAAACAGAAAGACTGGAATCATTGATCAAAATACTATGCTTAGCATCAAAGAAATGCATGGAAGATTGTAAAATGCATATAGCTCCATGGCGTAAGCTCAAATATATGCAAGCTAAATGGAACGGGATACGTGAATCAAAAGTCGTTTTATTACAAGATATATTCCCTGGAGTACTCAAGCGTTCAAACCGTTTGTCAAGGACGACAATGGTTTCATTACTTACTTTTGATTTGGTTGAGAGCTTAAACTCGTCATCCTGTCTAAATTCTATGGCAATTGAAGTTTTGTAA